The Natrinema salifodinae genome includes a window with the following:
- a CDS encoding sugar phosphate isomerase/epimerase family protein: MVELAFSTNAYTEYELSEAVRRIADRGYAGAELLGDEPHAYFPAFGDADRRTLLDALADTGLAVSNINANTAMGYYDDAPPSSFFEPSVIRADDAAREWRVDYTRRAIDLAETVDAPAVCLATGRPLPGTPPEVAREYLHESLSEILDYAEERDVEVGIEFEPELLIENTEEALDLIDELDRDSLGINLDVGHAAVYGEDVPESIRASAGSITGLHLEDIVGGRRGKHYHRIPGEGDLDFRGIFDALDDIGYDGFATLELYTYPDEPDRAAREAYAELEEYV; the protein is encoded by the coding sequence ATGGTGGAACTCGCCTTCTCGACGAACGCGTACACGGAATACGAGCTGTCCGAAGCCGTGCGTCGGATCGCCGACCGTGGCTACGCCGGCGCCGAACTGCTCGGCGACGAGCCCCACGCCTACTTTCCCGCGTTCGGCGACGCGGACCGCCGGACGCTTCTCGACGCCCTCGCGGACACCGGCCTGGCCGTCTCGAACATCAACGCCAACACCGCGATGGGCTACTACGACGACGCGCCACCGTCGTCGTTCTTCGAGCCGAGCGTTATTCGGGCCGACGACGCGGCCCGAGAGTGGCGCGTCGACTACACCAGGCGGGCGATCGACCTCGCCGAGACTGTCGACGCGCCGGCGGTCTGCCTGGCGACCGGGCGTCCGCTACCGGGAACTCCGCCCGAGGTGGCCCGCGAGTACCTTCATGAGTCGCTGTCCGAGATCCTCGACTACGCCGAGGAGCGCGACGTCGAGGTCGGCATCGAGTTCGAACCCGAGTTGCTGATCGAGAATACCGAGGAGGCGCTCGACCTGATCGACGAACTGGATCGGGACTCGCTGGGAATCAATCTGGACGTCGGGCACGCGGCCGTCTACGGCGAGGACGTCCCGGAGAGCATCCGAGCCAGCGCCGGCTCCATCACGGGGCTCCACCTCGAGGACATCGTCGGCGGCCGTCGCGGGAAACACTACCACCGGATTCCCGGCGAGGGCGATCTAGACTTCCGGGGGATCTTCGACGCGCTCGACGATATCGGCTACGACGGATTCGCGACGCTGGAGCTCTACACCTATCCCGACGAACCCGATCGGGCGGCCCGCGAGGCCTACGCGGAACTCGAGGAGTACGTGTAG
- a CDS encoding DsrE family protein: MVKAAVVILAGTESHSDTGRLVNGLEAAREFDENPDDELELIFDGAGTQWIPELEDEDHDYHELYQSVSDQAAVCDYCANAFGVEDAVGTTDVVTVDENEGHPSIRSLVDDDYEIITF, translated from the coding sequence ATGGTAAAGGCAGCCGTCGTCATTCTGGCAGGAACCGAATCGCACAGCGACACCGGCCGGCTCGTCAACGGGCTCGAAGCCGCGAGGGAGTTCGATGAGAACCCCGACGACGAGCTAGAGCTGATCTTCGACGGCGCCGGCACTCAGTGGATCCCGGAACTCGAGGACGAGGACCACGACTACCACGAACTCTACCAGTCGGTCAGCGACCAGGCGGCCGTCTGTGACTACTGCGCCAACGCCTTCGGGGTGGAAGACGCCGTCGGCACCACGGACGTCGTCACCGTCGACGAGAACGAGGGTCACCCGAGCATTCGTTCGCTGGTCGACGACGACTACGAGATCATCACGTTCTGA
- a CDS encoding MBL fold metallo-hydrolase produces MTVRFDAVTVDWFGLATVRLAGRTGAVIYTDPGPERYGVLDGLEPRDGDLILVSHADHYDPDSIRRVARDDALVVVHESIDASEIDRVDERPEDLPFEVERVRADESFVLGPLDLFTTPAYNDPDGPHTDADGEPYHPEGKGCGFGVTVDGITAFWPGDTDALPLHDDVAADLLLPPIGGTFTMDRREAARLAERLDPDLVLPVHYDTFEAIEIDSEAFVVDVARRGVPVVLDE; encoded by the coding sequence ATGACCGTCCGCTTCGACGCGGTAACCGTCGACTGGTTCGGCCTGGCGACCGTCCGCCTCGCGGGCCGGACCGGCGCAGTGATCTACACCGACCCTGGTCCGGAACGGTACGGCGTCCTGGATGGCCTCGAGCCCCGCGACGGGGACCTGATCCTCGTCTCCCACGCCGACCACTACGACCCCGACTCGATCCGACGGGTAGCGCGCGATGACGCGCTGGTCGTCGTCCACGAGTCGATCGACGCGAGCGAGATCGATCGGGTCGACGAGCGCCCCGAGGACCTCCCGTTCGAGGTCGAGCGCGTCCGTGCGGACGAGTCGTTCGTCCTCGGACCGCTGGACCTGTTTACCACGCCGGCGTACAACGATCCCGACGGGCCACACACTGATGCGGACGGGGAGCCCTACCACCCAGAAGGAAAGGGGTGTGGCTTCGGCGTCACCGTCGACGGCATCACCGCGTTCTGGCCCGGCGACACCGACGCGCTCCCGCTGCACGACGACGTCGCCGCCGACCTCCTCCTCCCGCCGATCGGCGGGACGTTCACGATGGACCGCCGCGAGGCGGCGCGCCTGGCCGAGCGGCTCGATCCCGATCTCGTCCTGCCGGTCCACTACGACACCTTCGAAGCGATCGAGATCGATTCCGAGGCGTTCGTCGTCGACGTCGCGCGCCGCGGGGTGCCGGTCGTCCTCGACGAGTAG
- a CDS encoding sugar phosphate isomerase/epimerase family protein, whose translation MQFGFSTNAFREYQLEDAIEAVADAGYDGVELLLDEPHLYPPNATDEERERVSDVLERHGIAISNANAFMLTAIEGFHHPSYIEPDEEYRQRRVDYTLAALETAADLGHDYISIEPGGPIPEGKSREWAIDTFVDSLEEVIPTAEELSVDLLVEPEPDLLIETADEFLALLERVDSERVKCNFDAGHFYAVGEDPAELVEPLWDHTEHYHLEDIPADRSHEHTQLGDGAMDIDAFLSELEARNYDGFVTVELYPYEEAPIETARAAMDYLEEHGWA comes from the coding sequence ATGCAGTTCGGATTCTCCACCAACGCCTTCCGAGAGTACCAACTCGAGGACGCCATCGAGGCCGTCGCCGACGCGGGTTACGACGGCGTCGAACTCCTCCTCGACGAGCCCCATCTCTATCCGCCCAACGCGACCGACGAGGAACGCGAGCGTGTCTCGGACGTCCTCGAGCGCCACGGGATCGCGATCAGCAACGCCAACGCGTTCATGCTGACCGCGATCGAGGGCTTTCACCACCCCTCCTACATCGAACCTGACGAGGAGTACCGGCAACGACGCGTCGACTACACCCTCGCGGCGCTCGAGACCGCGGCCGACCTCGGCCACGATTACATCTCGATCGAACCAGGCGGCCCGATCCCCGAGGGCAAGTCCCGCGAGTGGGCGATAGACACCTTCGTCGACAGCCTCGAAGAAGTCATCCCGACGGCCGAGGAGCTCAGCGTCGACCTGCTCGTCGAGCCCGAACCCGACCTGCTGATCGAGACCGCCGACGAGTTCCTCGCACTGCTTGAGCGCGTCGACTCCGAGCGCGTGAAGTGCAACTTCGACGCCGGCCACTTCTATGCCGTCGGCGAGGACCCGGCCGAACTGGTCGAACCGCTCTGGGACCACACGGAACACTACCACCTCGAGGACATCCCGGCCGATCGGAGCCACGAACACACACAGCTCGGCGATGGCGCGATGGACATCGACGCGTTCCTGAGCGAACTCGAGGCCCGGAACTACGACGGGTTCGTCACCGTCGAACTCTACCCCTACGAGGAGGCGCCGATCGAGACCGCGCGGGCGGCGATGGACTACCTCGAAGAACACGGGTGGGCGTAG
- a CDS encoding DNA topoisomerase VI subunit B — MTSFQSTLGDEPGIAEELAESQQSISIAEFFEKNKHMLGFDSGARGLVTAVKEAVDNSLDAAEEAGILPDIYVEIQEAGDYYRLIVEDNGPGLTRESLPKVFGKLLYGSRFHAREQSRGQQGIGISAAVLYSQLTSGKPAKITSRTQGSSEAEYFELIVDTDENEPEISVEETTTWDRPHGTRIELEMEANMRARQQLHDYIKHTAVVNPHARLELREPQEHFKFERATDQLPEETEEIRPHPHGVELGTVMKMLTATDSQTISGFLQEEFTRVGKKTADSIIDEFRDRHYGREMRWSSPADSSGHRPRERVDLEAAVEAATANKGPEATAAFAAAIADAVDDFDRIAYHELLAAVDSAAETVQTDHGTTFGDTVRENAVEAVWLELIGAAEPGQAAADAESEGERDDQADAESDADTRSRLVADLYALADQATSTRKDDAVIRGFADRLAAKFEDERDAENVRHRLTRTQLREHIDRAADLTEEYDDVSFGETARENVVEEIWDVMATVPDEPPLVRELNGDRDATSDLVDAMRGTDIMAPPTRCLSPISEDLITAGLEKEFEADFYASATRDAEVHGGDPFIVEAGIAYGGEIGSEGSVDVMRFANRVPLVYQRGACATTDVVKSIGWRNYGLDQPGGSGLPNGPAVIMIHVASTNVPFTSESKDAVANVPEIEDEIELAIREAARELKSFLNKRRSMQKRRKKQNVLGKILPEMAEKVAEVTGRGEPDIDDAIARIMNNVLVERRVEENGDGKGVSVVVENNASTSESLEVTDIVSAEPTALSDGATVVEMDGEWFVKWEPDVGSGDEAELEYEVPDDATFDLNVKGVESEKLTVTDQ; from the coding sequence ATGACGTCGTTCCAGTCGACACTCGGTGACGAGCCGGGGATCGCCGAGGAGCTGGCGGAGAGCCAGCAGTCGATCTCCATCGCCGAGTTCTTCGAGAAGAACAAGCACATGCTCGGCTTCGACAGCGGCGCTCGGGGCCTGGTCACGGCCGTCAAGGAGGCCGTCGACAACTCCCTGGACGCCGCCGAGGAAGCGGGCATTCTCCCGGATATCTACGTCGAGATTCAGGAAGCCGGCGACTACTACCGCCTGATCGTCGAGGACAACGGGCCCGGGTTGACGCGAGAATCGCTCCCGAAGGTCTTCGGGAAACTGCTCTACGGCTCTCGGTTCCACGCGCGCGAACAATCCCGCGGGCAGCAGGGGATCGGGATCTCCGCCGCCGTGCTCTACTCGCAGCTCACGAGCGGGAAACCCGCCAAGATCACCAGTCGAACCCAGGGATCGAGCGAGGCGGAGTACTTCGAACTGATCGTCGACACCGACGAGAACGAACCCGAGATCAGCGTCGAGGAGACGACCACCTGGGACCGCCCCCACGGGACGCGCATCGAACTCGAGATGGAGGCGAACATGCGCGCCCGCCAGCAGCTCCACGACTACATCAAGCACACGGCGGTCGTCAACCCCCACGCGCGCCTCGAACTGCGCGAACCGCAGGAACACTTCAAGTTCGAGCGCGCGACCGACCAGCTCCCCGAGGAGACCGAGGAGATCCGGCCCCACCCTCACGGCGTCGAACTCGGCACCGTGATGAAGATGCTGACGGCGACGGACTCCCAGACGATCTCGGGTTTCCTTCAGGAGGAGTTCACCCGCGTCGGCAAGAAGACCGCCGACTCGATCATCGACGAGTTCCGCGACCGCCACTACGGGCGCGAGATGCGCTGGAGTTCTCCGGCTGACTCGAGCGGGCATCGCCCGCGAGAGCGAGTCGACTTAGAAGCCGCCGTCGAGGCCGCGACGGCGAACAAGGGCCCCGAGGCCACGGCGGCCTTCGCTGCGGCCATCGCCGACGCCGTCGACGATTTCGACCGTATCGCCTACCACGAACTGCTCGCGGCCGTCGATTCGGCCGCCGAGACGGTCCAGACCGACCACGGAACGACGTTCGGCGACACCGTTCGCGAGAACGCCGTCGAAGCCGTCTGGCTCGAACTGATCGGCGCCGCCGAGCCAGGCCAGGCCGCGGCCGACGCCGAGAGCGAGGGAGAACGCGACGACCAGGCCGACGCCGAGAGCGATGCCGACACCCGCTCGCGACTCGTCGCCGACCTGTACGCACTCGCCGACCAGGCGACGAGCACCCGGAAGGACGACGCGGTGATCCGCGGGTTCGCCGACCGGCTCGCCGCCAAGTTCGAGGACGAACGCGACGCGGAGAACGTCCGCCACCGACTCACCCGGACGCAGCTGCGAGAGCACATCGATCGAGCCGCGGACCTCACCGAGGAGTACGACGACGTCTCCTTCGGCGAGACGGCCCGCGAAAACGTCGTCGAGGAAATCTGGGACGTGATGGCTACCGTGCCTGACGAGCCGCCGCTCGTCCGCGAACTCAACGGCGACCGCGACGCCACCAGCGACCTGGTCGACGCGATGCGCGGGACCGACATCATGGCGCCGCCGACGCGGTGTCTCTCCCCCATCTCCGAGGATCTCATCACCGCCGGCCTCGAGAAGGAGTTCGAGGCCGACTTCTACGCCTCCGCGACGCGGGACGCCGAGGTCCACGGCGGCGACCCGTTCATCGTCGAGGCCGGGATCGCCTACGGCGGCGAGATCGGGAGCGAGGGCAGCGTCGACGTCATGCGCTTTGCCAACCGCGTACCGCTGGTCTACCAGCGCGGCGCGTGTGCGACGACCGACGTCGTCAAGTCCATCGGCTGGCGCAACTACGGACTCGACCAGCCAGGCGGCTCCGGGCTGCCGAACGGCCCCGCCGTCATCATGATCCACGTCGCCTCGACGAACGTGCCCTTTACCAGCGAGTCCAAGGACGCGGTCGCGAACGTTCCGGAGATCGAAGACGAGATCGAACTCGCGATCCGCGAGGCCGCACGCGAACTCAAGAGCTTCCTCAACAAGCGCCGTTCGATGCAGAAGCGCCGGAAGAAGCAGAACGTCCTCGGGAAGATTCTCCCGGAGATGGCCGAGAAGGTCGCCGAGGTCACCGGCCGCGGGGAGCCCGACATCGACGACGCGATCGCCCGGATCATGAACAACGTGCTCGTCGAGCGCCGGGTCGAGGAGAACGGCGACGGGAAGGGCGTCTCCGTCGTCGTCGAGAACAACGCGAGCACCAGCGAGTCGCTGGAAGTGACCGACATCGTCTCGGCCGAGCCGACCGCCCTTTCGGACGGCGCGACGGTCGTCGAGATGGACGGCGAGTGGTTCGTCAAGTGGGAACCCGACGTCGGAAGCGGCGACGAGGCCGAACTCGAGTACGAGGTACCGGACGACGCGACGTTCGATCTGAACGTCAAAGGCGTCGAGAGCGAGAAACTCACGGTGACTGACCAATGA
- a CDS encoding DNA topoisomerase IV subunit A: MSADDTQQAREQLIDLAAQFYDQFELGEIPHMSVPTRTKNNIEYDEDKDVWVYGDRESTRSANSVRGARKLLKAVYTIEFLADQLEEDRSSTLRELYYLSESWDNEEAQFNDQDESNGLIEDLEIVSGVTREDFHMRPEESGATIMGPLHLREQTRRGEREIHCQEDVGEGGYQIPNNPDTIEFLDTDADFILAVETGGMRDRLVENGFDDEYNALIVHLKGQPARATRRITKRLHDELDLPVTVFTDGDPWSYRIYGSVAYGSIKSAHLSEYLATPEAKFIGIQPADIVEYELPTDPLSDSDVNALESELEDPRFQTDYWEEQIELQLDLEKKSEQQSLASHGLDFVTDTYLPERLDEMGVL, encoded by the coding sequence ATGAGCGCAGACGACACCCAGCAGGCCAGAGAGCAGCTGATCGATCTCGCGGCACAGTTCTACGACCAGTTCGAACTGGGCGAGATCCCGCACATGTCCGTGCCGACGCGGACGAAGAACAACATCGAGTACGACGAGGACAAGGACGTCTGGGTCTACGGCGACCGCGAGTCGACCCGATCGGCCAACTCCGTCCGCGGCGCGCGGAAGCTCCTGAAGGCGGTCTACACCATCGAGTTCCTCGCCGACCAGCTCGAGGAAGACCGCTCCTCGACCCTGCGTGAACTCTACTACCTCTCGGAGAGCTGGGACAACGAAGAAGCTCAGTTCAACGATCAGGACGAGTCGAACGGCCTCATCGAGGACTTAGAGATCGTCTCGGGAGTCACCCGCGAGGACTTCCACATGCGCCCCGAGGAGTCGGGCGCGACGATCATGGGACCGTTGCACCTCCGCGAGCAGACCCGCCGCGGCGAGCGCGAGATCCACTGCCAGGAGGACGTCGGCGAAGGGGGGTACCAGATTCCGAACAACCCCGACACGATCGAGTTTCTGGACACCGACGCCGACTTCATCCTCGCCGTCGAGACCGGTGGTATGCGCGACCGGCTCGTCGAGAACGGCTTCGACGACGAGTACAACGCCCTGATCGTCCACCTCAAGGGCCAGCCCGCACGCGCGACTCGCCGAATCACCAAGCGCCTCCACGACGAACTCGATCTCCCCGTCACCGTGTTTACGGACGGTGACCCGTGGTCGTACCGCATCTACGGCTCCGTCGCGTACGGCTCGATCAAGTCCGCCCACCTCTCGGAGTACCTGGCGACCCCCGAGGCGAAGTTCATCGGCATCCAGCCCGCCGACATCGTCGAGTACGAACTGCCGACCGACCCGCTCTCGGACTCGGACGTCAATGCCTTGGAGAGCGAACTCGAGGACCCGCGCTTCCAGACCGACTACTGGGAAGAGCAGATCGAACTCCAGCTCGACCTCGAGAAGAAGTCCGAACAGCAGTCGCTGGCGTCGCACGGCCTGGACTTCGTGACGGACACCTATCTTCCCGAACGACTCGACGAGATGGGCGTCCTCTGA
- a CDS encoding fumarylacetoacetate hydrolase family protein, with the protein MRYVRFRDPAGAVRRGEYENGTVHFANESYALESDEIDVLPPSEPTKIVCIGRNYADHADEMGSDLPDRPMLFLKGPNAVASHGDTVTAPAGKDRIDHEAELGVVIGEQCRHVPEDDAMDVVEGFTCVNDVSNRDDQRQEQNWIRGKAFDGAAPMGPVLATPDEVPEDAAVRSRVNGELKQDGSREQLIFSIPELIAEITTYLTLEPGDVIATGTPEGVGPLSDGDDVEIEVEGVGTLEHSIRRP; encoded by the coding sequence ATGAGATACGTTCGCTTCCGCGATCCCGCCGGCGCGGTCCGCCGCGGCGAGTACGAGAACGGTACCGTGCACTTCGCGAACGAGAGCTACGCGCTCGAGAGCGACGAGATCGACGTTCTGCCGCCATCCGAGCCGACGAAGATCGTCTGTATCGGCCGCAACTACGCCGACCACGCCGACGAGATGGGCTCCGATCTCCCGGACCGCCCGATGCTCTTCCTGAAGGGACCGAACGCGGTCGCGAGCCACGGCGACACCGTCACCGCGCCCGCCGGCAAGGACCGGATCGACCACGAGGCCGAACTCGGCGTCGTCATCGGCGAGCAGTGCCGCCACGTTCCGGAAGACGATGCGATGGACGTCGTCGAGGGATTCACCTGCGTCAACGACGTCTCAAACCGTGACGACCAGCGCCAGGAACAGAACTGGATCCGCGGGAAGGCCTTCGACGGCGCCGCGCCCATGGGACCGGTGCTCGCGACCCCCGACGAGGTCCCCGAGGACGCGGCCGTCCGATCGCGGGTCAACGGCGAGCTGAAACAGGACGGCTCCCGCGAGCAGCTCATCTTCTCGATCCCCGAGCTGATCGCCGAGATCACGACCTACCTCACCCTCGAACCGGGCGACGTGATCGCGACCGGCACCCCCGAGGGCGTCGGCCCGCTCTCGGACGGCGACGATGTCGAGATCGAGGTCGAGGGCGTCGGCACGCTCGAGCACTCGATCCGCCGCCCCTGA
- a CDS encoding UbiA family prenyltransferase: protein MAGGVRSGAGGNGDADANTADDAALDSDAGLRATAGAYADLIRVPNLFTAPPDVLLGASLVAADADSALPRSISVTSVAGLAVASVLLYAGGTTLNDAFDAPVDARERPERPIPSGRIPRQTAFALGVGLLLVAVGVAFAVAGVPAAVAAGLVAVAIGCYDGLLKGTAAGFLTMGATRGLNVVLGTTAAGAAVLELPPVALAVPAIVIVYIAAVTFMAARETDGGNRGAVTVAAVGSVAAVGGLAWYLAAVDPAPGAAGVALAFAVAFCWWVGRPLRAAYADPIPATVGPAVGACVLGLILFDAAVAAAAGIGWGIAAGAFLVPAAGLSRVFDVT, encoded by the coding sequence GTGGCCGGCGGCGTCCGGTCGGGAGCCGGCGGGAACGGGGACGCGGACGCGAATACGGCCGACGACGCGGCCCTCGATTCCGACGCCGGACTCCGAGCCACAGCCGGCGCGTACGCGGACCTGATCCGCGTCCCGAACCTCTTTACCGCCCCGCCGGACGTGCTCCTCGGCGCCTCGCTGGTCGCCGCCGACGCCGACTCGGCCCTCCCGCGCTCGATTTCCGTCACCAGCGTCGCCGGCCTGGCGGTCGCCTCCGTGCTCCTTTACGCCGGCGGCACGACGCTCAACGACGCGTTCGACGCACCCGTCGATGCGCGGGAACGACCGGAGCGACCGATCCCGTCCGGCCGCATTCCCCGGCAAACCGCCTTCGCCCTCGGAGTCGGGTTGTTGCTCGTCGCCGTCGGCGTCGCGTTCGCCGTCGCGGGCGTCCCGGCGGCCGTCGCCGCCGGCCTGGTCGCCGTCGCGATCGGCTGCTACGACGGGCTCCTGAAGGGGACGGCGGCCGGGTTCCTGACGATGGGCGCGACCCGCGGGCTGAACGTCGTTCTGGGGACGACCGCGGCGGGCGCGGCGGTCCTCGAGTTGCCGCCCGTCGCGCTCGCGGTTCCCGCGATCGTCATCGTCTACATCGCCGCCGTCACGTTCATGGCCGCGCGGGAGACCGACGGCGGCAACCGGGGCGCCGTGACGGTCGCCGCCGTCGGATCGGTCGCGGCGGTCGGCGGACTCGCCTGGTACCTCGCGGCCGTCGACCCGGCGCCGGGAGCGGCCGGGGTCGCGCTCGCGTTCGCCGTCGCGTTCTGCTGGTGGGTCGGACGGCCCCTGCGGGCTGCTTACGCCGACCCGATCCCGGCCACCGTCGGCCCGGCAGTCGGCGCGTGCGTCTTGGGACTCATCCTATTCGACGCGGCCGTCGCCGCCGCTGCCGGTATCGGTTGGGGGATCGCCGCGGGAGCCTTCCTCGTCCCGGCGGCGGGTCTCTCGCGGGTCTTCGACGTGACCTGA
- a CDS encoding Nramp family divalent metal transporter → MAGEPAKVAEPELEYPERNWRGFFREHFGPSMLWALIGIGGSHIVLAPTLGGTFGLVAIWMFGLIYAAKYGAWELGIRYNYGAGANPIEAYDQLPGPKNWALWVTVLVFTGMYTFITASVGMNTAAFAAALTPEWFTATMAYVVFVGGAGLLVVVSRYDLLETALIGFTVALGVLVLLGALVGPPSGEVVAETMFAVPGLTDPAFVALFAAAAGFAPTGFSTSILIGSWSMAKGDGASELEEKGLDPHDPKHHDYIRAWIETGRRDFNIGYAFSFLLIVSMVVLASNVLYPNPPTDANLAFAIGSILSDSFGEWSYYAMLLGGFAALYSTVITLLDGSARATGDILPLALENDDIDSERVRKLVVLGVVVGSSAMVVALGEVPVTLLLYVAALLAVTEIFFYPANWYVVEKNLPEPFRPSRAWHAYYVVSLVLVLVFGAMGAAVRLGLIG, encoded by the coding sequence ATGGCCGGTGAGCCGGCGAAGGTCGCCGAGCCGGAGCTCGAGTACCCGGAACGGAACTGGCGCGGCTTCTTCAGGGAACACTTTGGCCCGTCGATGCTGTGGGCGCTGATCGGCATCGGCGGCAGCCACATCGTGCTGGCTCCCACCCTCGGCGGGACGTTCGGCCTGGTCGCGATCTGGATGTTCGGGCTCATCTATGCCGCGAAGTACGGCGCCTGGGAGCTGGGCATCCGGTACAACTACGGCGCCGGCGCGAACCCGATCGAGGCCTACGACCAGCTTCCCGGGCCGAAGAACTGGGCGCTGTGGGTGACGGTCCTCGTGTTCACGGGGATGTACACGTTCATCACCGCCAGCGTCGGGATGAACACCGCGGCGTTCGCCGCCGCGCTGACACCCGAGTGGTTCACCGCTACCATGGCGTACGTCGTCTTCGTCGGCGGCGCGGGGTTGCTCGTCGTCGTCTCGCGGTACGACCTGCTCGAGACGGCCCTGATCGGCTTCACGGTCGCGCTGGGCGTGCTCGTCCTGCTGGGCGCGCTCGTCGGCCCGCCCTCGGGCGAGGTCGTCGCCGAGACGATGTTCGCGGTGCCCGGCCTGACTGACCCGGCGTTCGTCGCGCTGTTCGCGGCCGCCGCGGGCTTCGCGCCGACCGGGTTCAGCACGAGCATCCTGATCGGCAGTTGGAGCATGGCCAAAGGCGACGGCGCGAGCGAACTCGAGGAGAAGGGGCTGGACCCCCACGATCCGAAACACCACGACTACATCCGGGCCTGGATCGAGACCGGCCGCCGCGACTTCAACATCGGCTACGCCTTCAGCTTCCTGCTGATCGTCTCGATGGTCGTCCTCGCGTCGAACGTCCTCTATCCGAACCCGCCGACGGACGCCAACCTGGCGTTCGCGATCGGGTCGATCCTGAGCGACTCGTTCGGCGAGTGGTCGTACTACGCCATGTTGCTCGGCGGGTTCGCAGCCCTGTACTCGACGGTGATCACCCTGCTGGACGGCTCCGCGAGAGCCACCGGCGACATCCTGCCGCTGGCCCTCGAGAACGACGACATCGACAGCGAGCGCGTCCGAAAACTGGTCGTCCTCGGCGTCGTCGTCGGCAGCAGCGCGATGGTCGTCGCGCTCGGCGAAGTCCCCGTCACGCTGTTGCTCTACGTCGCCGCGCTCCTCGCGGTGACGGAGATCTTCTTCTACCCCGCGAACTGGTACGTCGTCGAGAAGAACCTCCCCGAGCCGTTCCGGCCCTCGCGGGCCTGGCACGCCTACTACGTCGTCAGCCTGGTCCTCGTGCTCGTCTTCGGCGCGATGGGCGCGGCGGTCCGACTCGGCCTTATCGGGTAG